The following proteins are encoded in a genomic region of Chryseobacterium cucumeris:
- a CDS encoding Lrp/AsnC family transcriptional regulator, with protein sequence MELDETDKKLLSFLQEDCKQTTKELSAKLGLSVTAIYERVKKLENAGVISKYVALLDKGKVKKNFIVLCHVKLSQHKKEFVLQFEKEVMDLQEVTECFHVSGDYDYILKIGVKDIEDYRSFMLTKLTTLQHIASTHSSFMISEVKNTTAIVL encoded by the coding sequence ATGGAACTTGACGAAACTGATAAGAAACTTTTGTCTTTTTTACAGGAAGACTGTAAACAAACCACCAAAGAACTGTCCGCTAAGCTTGGATTATCCGTTACAGCAATTTATGAGCGTGTAAAAAAGCTTGAAAATGCAGGGGTTATTTCAAAATATGTAGCCTTGCTGGACAAGGGTAAAGTTAAGAAAAATTTTATCGTTTTGTGTCATGTGAAACTAAGCCAGCATAAAAAAGAATTTGTTCTTCAGTTTGAAAAAGAGGTAATGGACCTTCAGGAAGTTACGGAATGTTTCCATGTAAGCGGAGATTATGATTATATCCTTAAAATAGGAGTGAAAGATATTGAAGATTACCGCAGTTTTATGCTGACGAAACTAACAACACTTCAGCACATCGCAAGTACGCACAGCTCATTTATGATTTCCGAAGTTAAAAATACGACGGCGATTGTATTGTAA